The Bos taurus isolate L1 Dominette 01449 registration number 42190680 breed Hereford chromosome 16, ARS-UCD2.0, whole genome shotgun sequence genome includes the window AAGGAGTAACAGGAAAGACTGCTGGATGGGTTCTGGTTCTAAAACGGAGTTTCCTTCCTCAAGTCCGAGGTGTTCAGCACAGGATGGGGCAGGTGCCTCGGGAATCCTCCAGTGAGGAGGTGAGTGGTGGGTCGTGATTGTCACTGCCGCTGACTGTGCGCACACTGCCAAGCTAAGCAGTGAGCAGAAGGGCACACTCCGGGTGAGGCAGCTGTGAAGTGTGTAGGTTCCAACACCCCCAGTGAGTGGTGGGGTCCACGTTCCCTAGCCTTGAACCTGAGGAATGATGTGTGGTGACTGCCTGGACCGACGCAATGTGGCGGGGTGACACTGTGGACTTGCAGGGCTGGATCACAGACAGGCAGCTTTGGCCTGTTGGGACGTGTGCTCTCGGCACTCAGCTACCATGCTCTGGTGGAGCCCAGGCAAGCCCTGAAGGGGTACCCAGGCCCACAGCCAGGGCCACCTTCTCAGGAACACACAAGTGAGCCATCTTGAGAGCAGACCTGCCCCCCAGCCCGTGGGCAGTTCTGGGTGGTCTGTTATCCAGTCCTGGGACTGGAAGAGCAGGCTCCCTCATTTAATCCTTCTCTAtgaagcaaagagttggacacgactgagcgacttcacttcacgaAGCATGCACTATCActaattccattaaaaataaggaaatgaaacGCTTAGtcacttgccccaggtcacagacATCACGAAGGAGCTGGGGAGGAATAGGTGCAGGCAAGTGGCCTCCTGAGCCCACGCACTTCTTCCCACAGCTGCGGAACCTGGGTGCTACCCGGGCCTCTGGCCTTCTAGGCCTGGCCTTGCCTGTTCCTCAAGCCAGCCTCCTGGACAAGGTTCTCCCCAGGGACCTGCCCGTAGTCTCTCCACCAGCTAGGATCCAGAGTATGCTTAGCCGCAAGCCCGTCCTCCAGCCCCAGATCCACTCGGCTGCACGCTCACTGGGCCCCCGTCTTGGCCAGCCACCATCATCAGGACCCCAGCCACCCTGTTTTGACTCCAGAGGCTGAGTGATGAATTCCGCCCTCTCTAGCTGGCATCGCTGAAGCTGTGCTATAGGAACACTACTGCTCCACCTGGTGCAGTTCTAAAACCCAGACGGGAGAAAAATTAAAGTGCCCCGAGCCAGAGGCATGGCCCCCAAAGCTAACAACCCATGTTTCACCCTTGAGGCTTCCCAACAACCTGGGGAAGCTGCTGGCCAAGATCTGGGGTGCACAGATCAGGCAGTGCCCCATTTCTTTTAGAGGACATGGCAGGAAAGCAGCTCCTCCCGGAGCCCAGGTTCCATGGGAACAGACCACTGGATGGGCTGGAATGGTCAAGTCCAAAGCCCTGTGGTTTATTGGGGGCTGGGACCAAGGGGACCGTGCACGGGTCAGGGGCTATGTGTCACAGTCTTCGGGGATGGCGGCCGTGATGATGAGCGAGGGCTCCATGACGCCCGCACCCGTGAAGCTCTCCTCCGCACACAGTCTCTGGCCAGGGAGCTGGGAGGCCAGGCTGCCATGGGCCAGTGACTCCACGATGACCTCGGCTGAGCCCACCTCCAAGTCGGGGGGCGGCTGGAgtgccaccaccaccatcttctCGTCCTCGATGACCAAGTTCCGGAGCTTGCGCTGCCTGGGGTTGTAGTTCTCCACCCGGTCATGGATCTCCATGTGCCTCCGCAGGTGGGCCTAGGGGTTAGGGGGTCTCAGGCTGGgtgcagagggaggagggttcaggggcCCGAAGGGGCGGGAGGAGGCAAGGCAGCCAGGCCTACCTGCCGGGTGAACTTGTAGCCACATTCAGTGCACTCGAACTTCCTGACCCCCTTGTGTCTCCTCACGTGCACGCGCAGCTGCTCCACAGCTGCAGGAGGGAAGGGCCGGGGTTGGGGACGCAGGAAGTGGGCAGGCTCGGCCCTGCCAGGTTCCCGGGCGGCACCCTGAAGTCTCTACTGCCTGGGGCCCTCAGGAGCCTCCACCCACTCCCTGCTGGCAAGAGGGTTCTGCTGCCAAGGAGCGTGTGACAGCCACTGTTGCGCCCAGCCTCTCCCGGGGAAAGGGGAAAGGTCCTGGCCCTCCCTCCGCCCAGGGTAGGGCAGGGCGATGGCCTTCCACAGGCCCAGGTACCTTTGAAGGTCTTCCCGCAGATCTGGCAGAAGTGGGGCCGGCCCTCCTGGTGGCGGCTGGCCACATGCCTGAGCAGGGGCCCCTTCTCTGTGAAGCGCTGCTCACAGAACTCACAGCTGAAGGGCCTCTCGCCGGTGTGGGTGCGGTTGTGCTTGTCCAGGCTGGCTGTGGGGACAAGGAGGGGGGCTCAGCCGCCGGGCCTCAGCCCTGAGCCAGGGAGGGGCTGGCCTGCCTCACCTTGGGTGCGGAAGGTCTTGCCACAAAGGTGGCACTGGAagggcttctcgcccgtgtgCGTGCGCAGGTGCATGTTGAGATTGGCCTTCTGGGTGAAGGCGTGGCTGCAGAACTCACAGACGTATGGCCGCTCGTTCCTGTCCAGGCAGGGACACAGGCGTCACCAAAAGAAGCAGTCCCCTTAGTGCCCCTGCAGCTGGGAACACGCCTGATCCCAGAGCCAAGGAAACAGGCTAGGCTGAGGCCAGCCTGCCTGAGCTGTGAGAACAGACTCTGGCTGCCTGGGGAAAAGAGGGCATGAGCTCCATCCCAGGAGCCACGGGACACCAGGACTCTGCCCAGGGAGGCCCAGAGCCTCATCCTGCATGAATCCCCACCCACAGCCTCCCTGCTTGGCAAGCTGCCTGATCCCTCAGGTCCTCCCCTCCAGAAGGGCTGCAGGCTTTGGACACAGGTGGGGGCACTCTGGCCCCTGTGAGTGGCAGCAGGGCCGGGCCTGGGGAGGGCAGTCCAGGGAGGACAGTCCCACCTGTGCTTGGCCTTGATGTGCATCTGCAAGCCATTCCGGCTCGATGCCCGGTGCCCGCACTCCTCGCACACAAACAGCTTCTCCCCACGGTGCTTGAATGCCTCGTGCAGCTGCAGCTCCGTCCGGGACAGGAAGCACTTGGCACAGGTGGGACACTAGGGGACAGAGGCAGGCAGGGCCAGAGTGAGGAGCAGGGCCGCCCTGGAGTCCCTGCCCTGGGAAACAGCACAGCCTGCCCGCTCTAGACCAGCCACACCGCCTCCCTGGGCTGGCTCCCGGCATCGCAGCgggcccagcccccacccttgGCGTGGCCTGGCACTTACCGCATGGGGCTTGGGGGCTCCGTGCAGCTTGATCATGTGGCTCTGCAGGTCCTTCTTCTGCATGAActgctgggagcaggaggagcACTGCAAGACAGGTCACGGTCACCCCTGAAGCCACCAACACCACTGGAAGCTGGGTCACCCCAGGGCTATTGGGGGGGAATCGGAGGCAGGGCCCAGCCTGAGATGCTCGGAGGCTCCTCAACCAAGTGTGACGGTCACACCCAGGCAGAGGCTGAGGTTGTCCTCCAGTGATGGAATCCCGCCCAGAGACACAGGAGCACTGGGCGGGTAGGGAGGGGAGGCCCGGACACCATTCCCACGTGAAGGGCTGGGCGAGGCGGGTGGGGTGGAGATCCTGGGGCTGCCCCTCGGCCTCCAGCCTCGGGGACAGGCCGAGCCTGACCTTGTAGGGCATCTCCCCCGTGTGGGACACCATGTGCACCCGCAGCTCCATCCTCCGGCGGAACGTCTCCTGGCACACAGAGCACGTGAAGACCTGGCAGCATGAGGGGCAGGCGGGGCTGGCATCAGTGTGGGGAGGGCCTCTGCTCGGGCTTCCACTCACAGCTGGCAAGAGTCTGCCCAAAGGGGTGGGGGCGCTAGGGTGGGAGAGGGCAACACATAATCTGCTTGCCCTGACTGTGACATCGCGGAGTGTTGCAAGCCCACCACGCCAGGCTGAGAGTCAGACCAGGGACAAAGGCCGAATGGCCTCACCTGTGACCCCCACCCTGACTGGTGACCAGCCTCTAGGAAGCGGGGTTTAGGCCaccggggggtgggggaggtggccaGGTGGCCTTTCTCAGCAGTTAGCCCCCTTCTCCAAAGCCAGGAACCCAGGCAGGCAAACCCAAGATACCTCCTGCAGTGTCCCTCCTGGGCTTGTCCCTTCTGCCCTTGGGGCCTATGTCCCCACTGTCATACCAGGCAGGGGACCCGATGACATCCAAGGACCCTGCGGCTCTCGAGTCTACAGTCCTGTCAGGCCAGTCCCCTGGGGGCCCCTCCCAGGTGGAAGAGAGACAGAAGCCAGCGTGTGCCTGCCCAGCAGGACCCTGGCTGGCCCTCAGGTACCTGTTCTGAGCGGTTCATGCAGTTCCGGGCTTCATGCTCCAGGAGGTTCTCCTTCCGGAAGTAACACTTCCCACATTTGGCACACTCAAAGGGTTTCTCCCCAGTGTGTTTCCTGCTGGGAGAAGCCAAGGGGTGTGGAGACTGAGTAGACTCGCCGCCCTCCCTCACACAGGGCCCGCTCTGGCACCTCTGCTGACAGTGCTGAGCTGCCCGCGCTGACGCCTGAGGCTCTCCACATGGCTGGTGAAGCTGTGAGGTGCGTCCagaaaccctcctccctccaggagACTCCGCAAAGGAGGGGACAGCTTCCCGCTGTAGGGGACACCCCCGAACCACAGGCCACTGGGAGGGCCAGCTGCAGTGTCTCTCCAAAGGCAGAAATAACCTCTGGGCCCCAACTCCCTGGAGAAACctctcagcctgcctggggcttCTGTGAGCTTGGCCTTCAAAACCATGGCCACAATCTGACCACCTCGGCCTGGCCTCCGGGCTACCACCCAGTGCAGCCGCGCCACCTCCAGGCCACTGCCTGGGCCTCCCACCTGGTCCTGTGCTCCATGCAGGCCTCCCAACAAGTTTTCACTTTAGGAGTCGGATGGACCCTCGAGGATAACCAGATCTCATCACCTTACTCAACCCTCTAACACTTGGCATCTGGCCCCGAGAAAGGCCTGTTGCTGCCCCTTACCTtgctgcctccctcccacccgaGCCTCTGTTCCAGCTTCCCTCCAGCCCAGAGCTGCTCCCCAGCCATCTGCAAGCTTTCTCACTTCTTCTGAACCTGCTGGGTAGTCTCCTGTCTACAATTGCAACCTGACCCAACCCTGAACTCCCCAggtccccctccccagccctcctatccttttcttttttcccatggCACTTCTAGCCCTTCAGCACACTGCAGAGTCTCTTATCTGGTCGTTCAGGGTCTCACCGCCCTGCTGGAAGGCAAGCTCCACAAGGTCCCTTTGTTCTCTTCATGAAGGTATCTGAAGCGCCCAGCCACCTGGCAGACAACTCACTGAATGAACTAAGTGAACCCTGACCTCAGAGCCCGGAATAGTGTGGGAAGAACACTGACAGCCTGCCACAGGCACTCTTCTCTCATCCCTGCTGATACACTGACTGTCCCGCACCCACAAGGCCTCAGTTGGCACCTCAGCTGGCACCCCCTCCTAGTTCTTAGGTCAGTCTAGTGGCCTGCAGCATAAGAGGAGGACAGGGCTGGTACCTGCACCCAAGTTTCACACTAGGGAGTGTGCAGGCATATACAGGTCACCCCAGGGTGACTGGCCCAAAGGCTCCACTGGCAGCAGCTGCCCCCAAAGCAGGGAGAGCAAGGGGCCTCTGTCCTCAGTTCCAACTCCATTCAGTCACAAGAGCCTCTGAGAGTGTCGTAGTGAGAAAACGTGCATGGCCCCGCCTGGCTTGGCAAGACATTGCACCAAGTGCTGTCTGGGGCTgaagaggggcagggagggaaggcGCATCACCTAGCTGCCCCCCTGCAAGCCCTAGGAAAAGCAAGGCCTCGGGAGCAGTGCCTTCCACAAGGATGTATGGGATGATAGAAATACTCCAATACTCCACGTCCATGCTGTGGCCTTCGTTCAGCTGCTAGGGCTGCAAGTAGCTACTGAGCGCTTGAAATGAAGCTAGcatgacttaggaactaaacttatttaattttaattacttttaagtTAAAATAGCTTCCTGTGGAATCTGGATGTCACAGGCACCAGTCATTGTAGCCCTCCAAGGAGAGCCAGTGAGCCCTAAGGGAACTCAGGAGAAGAATACCTGCTACCTGCGGCCACCAAAATGCAGCCACTTCCTGAGGTGAGCCCCAAGGACACTCAAGATGTGGAAAAACACAGGATACTTgtcccagatagctgaggtgcatatccaAGGAGTTCAGTGAGCCCAGAAGcttacatcttcccatacacagaaaagtggcaaaattccttaacttgggatatctggttttctttaacaataatcttttgatgttcagactataTACCCTTGGTTGCAAAaatttctatataacctggctcctcccttcgcttcctcagagcagttctctcagggttacttgagatgctgctgcctcctgggcttgaagtcctaaaaattcccactgaataaaacataactctcaacttttaggttgtgattattttttaagtcaacaccTTACCGGACACAGCAGCTTTCGACAAAGGGTCCCTAGTGCTCCGCTGACACCTGAGACTTAACCTGTCTGCAGAAACGCAGGTAGCACCCACCCTACAGATGGACATCCTGGCCCCAGGCCCACGctgccaggcttcagtaatacctGCGGTCAGGCCTCAGCCACAGCATGGGCCCTCAGGCTGCTCTCACCTCCTTGGGAGAAGCCTGCTGGAGGTCAAGGTCCACAGTGGGTGGAGCCTGATGTAACAGCTGCTTCAGGCCGCTTCAATCCTGctagactctgcgaccccatggactgtggccagccaggttcctctgtccatggaattctccaggcaataatactggagtgggttgccatgcccttctccaggcaatcttctgtctcttatgtctcctacattggc containing:
- the ZBTB48 gene encoding telomere zinc finger-associated protein isoform X2, which encodes MDGSFVQHSVRVLQELNKQRERGQYCDATLDVGGLVFKAHWSVLACCSHFFQSLYGDGSGGSVVLPAGFAEIFGLLLDFFYTGHLALTSGNRDQVLLAARELRVPEAVELCQSFKPKASVGQPPSGQSGLGKSAPRDVNSHLKESAGVEKEEVSRTLGQIPRDPELSGSLSPQRPRLGLPAQSESPSFLRGKLKQALKLCPPGDKEPEDCKVPPRPFEAEGVQLQGGTNEWEVVVQVEDDGDGDYDSETETVPTKRKANVIRKPCAAEPARSVGSLAAEPAENRKGTAVPVECPTCHKKFLSKYYLKVHNRKHTGEKPFECAKCGKCYFRKENLLEHEARNCMNRSEQVFTCSVCQETFRRRMELRVHMVSHTGEMPYKCSSCSQQFMQKKDLQSHMIKLHGAPKPHACPTCAKCFLSRTELQLHEAFKHRGEKLFVCEECGHRASSRNGLQMHIKAKHRNERPYVCEFCSHAFTQKANLNMHLRTHTGEKPFQCHLCGKTFRTQASLDKHNRTHTGERPFSCEFCEQRFTEKGPLLRHVASRHQEGRPHFCQICGKTFKAVEQLRVHVRRHKGVRKFECTECGYKFTRQAHLRRHMEIHDRVENYNPRQRKLRNLVIEDEKMVVVALQPPPDLEVGSAEVIVESLAHGSLASQLPGQRLCAEESFTGAGVMEPSLIITAAIPEDCDT
- the ZBTB48 gene encoding telomere zinc finger-associated protein isoform X1; the encoded protein is MDGSFVQHSVRVLQELNKQRERGQYCDATLDVGGLVFKAHWSVLACCSHFFQSLYGDGSGGSVVLPAGFAEIFGLLLDFFYTGHLALTSGNRDQVLLAARELRVPEAVELCQSFKPKASVGQPPSGQSGLGKSAPRDVNSHLKESAGVEKEEVSRTLGQIPRDPELSGSLSPQRPRLGLPAQSESPSFLRGKLKQALKLCPPGDKEPEDCKVPPRPFEAEGVQLQGGTNEWEVVVQVEDDGDGDYDSETETVPTKRKANVIRKPCAAEPARSVGSLAAEPAENRKGTAVPVECPTCHKKFLSKYYLKVHNSRKHTGEKPFECAKCGKCYFRKENLLEHEARNCMNRSEQVFTCSVCQETFRRRMELRVHMVSHTGEMPYKCSSCSQQFMQKKDLQSHMIKLHGAPKPHACPTCAKCFLSRTELQLHEAFKHRGEKLFVCEECGHRASSRNGLQMHIKAKHRNERPYVCEFCSHAFTQKANLNMHLRTHTGEKPFQCHLCGKTFRTQASLDKHNRTHTGERPFSCEFCEQRFTEKGPLLRHVASRHQEGRPHFCQICGKTFKAVEQLRVHVRRHKGVRKFECTECGYKFTRQAHLRRHMEIHDRVENYNPRQRKLRNLVIEDEKMVVVALQPPPDLEVGSAEVIVESLAHGSLASQLPGQRLCAEESFTGAGVMEPSLIITAAIPEDCDT